A single Bacillus sp. HMF5848 DNA region contains:
- the gtfA gene encoding sucrose phosphorylase, with protein MAVKNQVQLITYPDSLGGDLKALNSVLTNHFSDIFKGGVHILPPFPSSGDRGFAPLTYLEIEPKFGTWEDLKAIGEKFDILVDLMVNHISQKSPYFQDFLEKGRKSEYADLFITLDKVWEDGQPVQEDIEKMFLRRPLPYSTFTIKETGEEEKVWTTFGKTDPSEQIDFDIHSENVRQLFTEFFINFKKHNVKIVRLDAVGYIIKKLGTSCFFVEPDIYEFLDWIMDLAKSLDIELLPEVHSHYSIQYKLAEHGYWIYDFILPYRVLDTLINKNSEALLDYLKNRPEKQFTMLDCHDGIPVKPDLDDLIDTKEARELVDVCLDRGSNLSLILSDDHKAEDGFDVHQIRCTYYSVLDCDDNAYLAARAIQFFTPGVPQVYYVGLLAGENDEENIKATGDGREINRHNFSLTEIEQSLEKDVVQRLLKLIRFRNEYDAFNGEFDVLQSSKDEIRLLWKKDHKNCTLFIDLKTMKTIIDYVNEDGTTTQYFV; from the coding sequence ATGGCTGTGAAAAATCAAGTACAACTGATTACGTATCCAGATTCTCTAGGAGGAGACTTAAAGGCACTAAACAGTGTTTTAACTAACCACTTTTCTGATATCTTTAAAGGTGGCGTTCACATTCTGCCTCCATTCCCATCATCAGGTGACAGAGGATTTGCTCCATTAACATATTTAGAAATTGAACCTAAGTTTGGAACGTGGGAAGACCTAAAAGCAATTGGTGAGAAATTTGATATATTAGTCGACTTAATGGTTAATCATATTTCTCAAAAATCCCCGTACTTTCAAGATTTTCTTGAAAAGGGTAGGAAATCAGAGTATGCAGACTTGTTTATTACATTAGATAAAGTTTGGGAAGATGGACAACCTGTGCAAGAGGATATCGAGAAAATGTTTTTGCGTAGACCGTTACCTTATTCTACTTTTACCATTAAAGAAACTGGGGAAGAGGAAAAGGTATGGACTACATTCGGGAAAACGGATCCTTCGGAGCAAATTGATTTTGATATCCATTCAGAAAATGTAAGGCAGCTGTTTACCGAGTTTTTTATAAATTTTAAAAAGCATAACGTGAAAATCGTGAGACTAGATGCTGTGGGATATATCATTAAGAAGTTAGGAACGAGTTGTTTCTTTGTTGAACCTGATATTTATGAGTTTCTAGATTGGATTATGGATCTTGCTAAATCATTAGATATCGAATTGCTTCCAGAAGTACATTCTCACTATTCTATTCAATATAAGCTAGCTGAGCATGGTTATTGGATTTATGACTTTATTTTGCCTTATCGAGTTCTAGATACGTTAATCAATAAAAATAGTGAAGCACTACTTGACTATTTGAAAAATCGACCAGAGAAGCAGTTTACGATGCTAGATTGCCATGATGGGATTCCAGTCAAACCAGATTTAGATGATTTAATTGATACGAAGGAAGCAAGAGAGTTGGTTGATGTGTGTCTGGATAGAGGGTCTAATTTAAGTCTTATTTTATCAGATGATCATAAAGCCGAAGATGGTTTTGATGTTCACCAAATCAGATGCACATACTATTCTGTGTTGGATTGTGATGACAATGCCTATCTTGCAGCTAGAGCGATACAATTTTTCACACCAGGAGTACCTCAAGTGTATTATGTAGGATTGCTTGCAGGTGAAAATGATGAGGAAAATATTAAAGCAACAGGTGATGGACGTGAAATAAACCGTCATAACTTTAGTCTTACTGAAATTGAACAATCACTTGAAAAAGATGTTGTGCAACGACTATTAAAACTCATTCGTTTTAGAAATGAATATGATGCCTTTAATGGAGAGTTTGACGTGTTACAGTCTAGTAAAGATGAAATCCGTCTGTTATGGAAAAAAGATCATAAAAACTGTACACTATTTATCGACCTTAAAACAATGAAAACCATCATTGACTACGTCAATGAAGATGGGACGACTACTCAATATTTTGTATAG
- a CDS encoding BCCT family transporter, translated as MDKVSKVFWISLVIASAFVGWGIIAPDHLGAVMDQTKAYFLDTFGWFYQLSATFFLIFAIFLIFSKYGKIKLGKDDDTPDFNRATWFAMLFSAGMGIGLLFFGVSEPISHFANPPLGEGGTPEAARTALRYTYLHWGFHAWAIYATIALILAYYKFRKNKPGLISVTLTPLLGDRANGPIGTAVDVVAVFATIFGVAASLGLGAAQINGGLNYIIGIPNTFTIQLIIISIVTVMFLLSAGTGLNKGIKYLSNANLILAVILLIAFLILSPTKFVLDLFTTTLGGYIQNLPSMGLRLAPFYEERASWVQGWTIFYWAWWIAWAPFVGTFIARVSKGRTVREFVVAVLVIPTLVCAFWFAVFGGTAIYFDYFEGTNIAGQNLETALFYVYEMLPFTGVLVVITLMLITTFFVTSADSATFVLGMQTTRGDLNPPNVVKFTWGIFLSASAVVLMLSGGLSAMQTAIIVSAFPLTFALIAMSFAVLKEFQKEIAPAKAKKKRIKISDEEGSNPV; from the coding sequence GTGGATAAAGTATCAAAGGTTTTTTGGATTTCATTAGTAATTGCAAGTGCTTTTGTAGGGTGGGGGATCATTGCACCCGATCATTTAGGGGCTGTTATGGATCAAACTAAAGCCTACTTTTTAGACACATTTGGCTGGTTCTATCAACTGTCAGCTACCTTTTTTCTTATCTTTGCAATCTTCCTCATTTTTAGCAAATATGGGAAAATTAAATTAGGAAAAGATGATGACACACCAGACTTTAATAGAGCTACATGGTTTGCGATGCTATTTAGTGCTGGTATGGGGATCGGTTTGTTGTTTTTTGGGGTATCTGAGCCTATTTCTCATTTTGCCAATCCTCCTTTAGGTGAAGGAGGAACACCAGAGGCTGCAAGAACCGCATTACGCTACACATATTTGCACTGGGGATTTCACGCTTGGGCAATATATGCCACTATTGCGTTAATTCTAGCCTATTATAAATTCAGAAAAAATAAGCCTGGCTTAATAAGTGTTACTCTAACACCTTTACTTGGAGACAGGGCAAATGGACCAATTGGAACAGCTGTAGATGTTGTAGCTGTGTTTGCTACTATTTTCGGCGTAGCCGCTTCCTTAGGATTAGGTGCCGCTCAAATTAATGGTGGACTAAACTATATAATTGGTATTCCCAACACCTTTACCATTCAGCTTATTATTATCTCCATTGTCACGGTCATGTTTTTATTATCCGCTGGTACAGGACTTAATAAAGGAATTAAATACTTAAGTAACGCCAATTTAATATTAGCTGTTATTCTTCTAATAGCATTTTTAATTTTAAGCCCAACAAAATTTGTTCTTGATTTATTTACTACAACATTGGGAGGGTACATACAAAATCTACCAAGTATGGGTTTAAGGCTTGCCCCATTTTATGAGGAGCGTGCTTCATGGGTACAAGGATGGACAATATTTTATTGGGCATGGTGGATAGCATGGGCACCCTTTGTCGGAACATTCATCGCTCGTGTCTCTAAAGGAAGAACAGTCCGTGAGTTTGTTGTCGCTGTATTAGTTATTCCTACCCTTGTTTGTGCATTTTGGTTTGCAGTTTTCGGTGGAACTGCTATTTACTTTGATTATTTTGAAGGAACGAATATTGCTGGTCAGAATCTTGAAACAGCATTGTTCTATGTATATGAAATGCTTCCATTTACAGGGGTATTAGTTGTTATAACACTTATGCTTATCACCACATTTTTTGTTACATCAGCAGATTCAGCTACATTTGTACTAGGTATGCAAACAACTAGGGGTGACTTAAACCCTCCTAACGTTGTTAAATTTACTTGGGGCATATTTCTATCAGCATCAGCAGTCGTTTTAATGCTATCTGGTGGATTAAGTGCTATGCAAACGGCCATCATAGTCAGTGCCTTTCCTTTAACCTTTGCCTTAATTGCTATGTCTTTTGCTGTATTAAAAGAATTTCAAAAGGAAATTGCCCCAGCGAAAGCTAAGAAGAAGAGAATTAAAATATCAGATGAAGAAGGAAGCAATCCAGTGTAA
- a CDS encoding TIGR03943 family putative permease subunit, producing MKFNMQQAFRALILLSFSAFLFKINFTSEITMFVNPKYVGLSQTASVLFLFLFFIQITRVWTEKKERQSCNHNHIHDDHCSHDHGDKPFTFKKFISYGIIVFPLITGFVLPAKIMDASIAEKKGGMAILANNKESASSSDIAKNNSKEPTIESDNTEDYSINETDETGISEEENLDIDNAPDPNLTNQPEISKDELNELIRKLEKSTTIDMNDYVYSTYYEEISKDLAKYEGREIELKGFVYKEEGIPNNQLVIARFLITHCVADASIIGFLSEFAEAESIQTDTWLEAKGVLEITTYNGIELPLVKITAWKVIDQPKEPYLYPINVRIL from the coding sequence ATGAAGTTTAATATGCAACAGGCATTTAGAGCCTTAATACTTTTATCATTTTCTGCCTTCCTCTTTAAAATTAATTTCACGTCAGAAATTACTATGTTTGTAAATCCTAAATATGTAGGATTAAGTCAAACTGCTTCCGTTTTGTTCTTATTTCTATTTTTCATACAGATTACTAGAGTATGGACTGAGAAAAAGGAAAGACAGAGTTGTAATCATAATCATATTCACGACGACCATTGTAGCCATGACCACGGGGACAAGCCGTTTACTTTCAAAAAATTTATTTCTTACGGCATTATTGTGTTCCCACTTATTACAGGATTTGTTTTACCAGCAAAAATAATGGATGCTTCAATTGCCGAGAAAAAAGGGGGCATGGCAATTTTAGCAAACAACAAGGAATCCGCTTCTAGTTCAGATATTGCCAAAAATAATTCCAAGGAACCTACAATTGAATCAGATAACACCGAAGATTACTCGATAAATGAAACCGACGAGACTGGTATTTCTGAAGAAGAAAATCTAGATATAGATAATGCACCTGACCCTAATTTAACGAATCAACCAGAAATTTCAAAAGACGAGCTTAACGAGCTAATAAGAAAGCTTGAAAAAAGCACGACTATTGATATGAATGATTATGTTTACAGTACGTATTATGAGGAAATTAGCAAAGATCTTGCTAAATATGAAGGGCGTGAAATTGAACTAAAGGGGTTTGTATATAAAGAGGAAGGCATCCCTAACAATCAACTAGTTATCGCACGCTTTTTAATTACCCATTGTGTGGCGGACGCAAGCATTATTGGCTTTTTATCAGAATTTGCAGAGGCTGAATCAATTCAAACAGATACATGGCTTGAAGCAAAAGGGGTTCTAGAGATTACCACCTATAATGGCATTGAGCTACCTTTAGTTAAAATTACAGCATGGAAAGTTATTGATCAACCTAAAGAGCCTTATCTTTACCCTATAAATGTAAGGATTTTATAA
- a CDS encoding ATP-binding cassette domain-containing protein has product MTRLFTKDIRIGLGDRLIIIDLSITVPYNKITTIIGSNGCRKITLLKAMTRIIPHRLGSIILDGERISNEKAAISLFF; this is encoded by the coding sequence ATGACTCGCCTTTTTACAAAAGACATACGTATTGGATTGGGTGACCGACTCATTATCATAGATTTAAGCATTACAGTTCCTTACAATAAGATCACGACCATTATCGGCTCTAATGGCTGTAGGAAGATTACCTTGTTAAAAGCCATGACTCGAATTATTCCACACCGATTAGGCTCCATTATTTTAGATGGTGAGCGTATCTCAAATGAAAAGGCTGCTATTTCTCTCTTTTTTTAA
- a CDS encoding FAD/NAD(P)-binding protein: MYDWLIIGGGIHGCTVAVYLIKSKIATTEQIRIVDPYKEPLHLWRKNTERIGMKYLRSPFVHHIDVDAFSLTKFAKKHKNEDFYGPYKRPSLELFNEHCMEIMDAVSLHNMWHCGLVKDISKGSGCWRVDINNGESLLAKNVVLSISLINQPMIPDWIQHVRNGQNVAHIFDENVKDLTDFEPPIIVVGGGITAAHTCITLSELFPGNVTLLTRHDLRVHDFDSDPGWLGPKYMTAFHKVNDYGERRKMIQKARYKGSMPKELYNKLSMLVRTEKLKIVIDEVIDISNDERKHKFNLSKQQFLEASSIILTTGFEPTMPKQDWLHRLITAEKLACASCGFPIVKESLEWCKNLYVTGPLAELELGPTARNISGARKAAERIVLHSVV, translated from the coding sequence TTGTATGATTGGTTAATCATTGGTGGGGGCATACATGGATGTACGGTGGCTGTATATTTAATCAAAAGCAAAATTGCTACAACTGAACAAATTCGTATTGTTGATCCATATAAGGAACCGCTACACCTTTGGCGGAAAAATACGGAGAGAATTGGGATGAAATATTTACGCTCACCATTCGTTCATCATATAGATGTTGATGCATTTTCTTTAACTAAGTTTGCCAAAAAACATAAAAACGAAGATTTTTATGGTCCGTATAAACGTCCGTCTCTAGAGCTTTTTAATGAGCATTGCATGGAAATTATGGATGCTGTCAGCCTCCATAATATGTGGCATTGTGGGTTAGTGAAGGATATAAGTAAAGGTTCTGGGTGTTGGAGGGTTGATATAAACAACGGAGAAAGTTTACTAGCAAAAAATGTTGTACTGTCTATAAGTTTAATCAATCAACCTATGATTCCAGATTGGATACAACATGTTAGAAACGGTCAAAATGTTGCTCATATTTTTGATGAAAATGTGAAAGATCTTACTGATTTTGAGCCTCCAATTATTGTAGTGGGGGGAGGAATAACAGCCGCACACACTTGTATTACTTTAAGTGAGTTATTTCCTGGTAACGTTACGTTGTTAACTAGGCATGATCTTCGTGTTCATGATTTTGATAGTGATCCTGGTTGGTTAGGACCTAAATATATGACTGCATTTCATAAAGTTAACGACTATGGTGAACGAAGAAAGATGATTCAAAAAGCACGATATAAAGGATCGATGCCGAAAGAGTTATATAACAAACTATCTATGTTAGTAAGAACAGAAAAATTGAAGATTGTAATTGATGAAGTCATTGATATAAGCAACGATGAGAGAAAGCATAAATTCAACTTATCTAAACAGCAATTTTTAGAAGCTTCTTCGATTATTTTGACAACAGGGTTTGAACCTACCATGCCTAAGCAAGATTGGTTACATAGACTGATAACAGCGGAAAAGTTAGCGTGTGCTAGTTGTGGGTTTCCTATTGTAAAAGAATCTTTAGAATGGTGTAAGAATTTGTATGTGACAGGACCATTAGCGGAACTTGAATTAGGTCCAACAGCAAGAAATATATCAGGAGCTAGAAAAGCAGCCGAAAGAATAGTGTTACATTCTGTTGTATGA
- a CDS encoding cation-translocating P-type ATPase → MANHYHNQTTDEVLTKINATKDGLTDTEVQKRQEQFGLNELGEERRKSTIQVFLEQFKDFLVIILIVAALLSAFLGKFESTVVILVVVIINAILGTVQHVKAEQSLKSLKNLSAPSAKVLRNGKKVEIPSKEVTVGDILYLDAGDFISADGRILESHSLQVNESSLTGESISVQKTIEPITEDDISIGDKTNMVFSGSFVTYGRGVIVVTEIGKDTEIGKIANLMENAKEKKTPLQVNLDNFGKKLAIAIIIIAIIIFAIDLFRGRTIIDSFMFAVALAVAAIPEALSSIVTIVLAFGTQKMAKENAIIRKLHAVESLGSISVICSDKTGTLTQNKMTVQQVFLDNQVYEHNKLQMNERLHKDFILMNILCNDAITTDKKEIGDPTEIALVNLGEEIYGLEEMETRSKYPRLKEVPFDSDRKLMSTVNTIESRNVLITKGAVDVLLDRIVKIETADGITDFSEEDRIKIHEINQQFSASGLRVLAFAYKEVNNLNNISTDDENNLIFVGLTAMMDPPRAESKDAVAQCITAGIKPVMITGDHKITASAIAKEIGILQDGQALEGFELEKMTDDDLKNRVENISVYARVSPEHKIRIVKAWQEKGNIVAMTGDGVNDGPALKQADIGIAMGITGTEVAKDASSMVLTDDNFSTIVKAIANGRSIYTNIKNAIRFLLAGNTAGIISVLYAAIGGLPVPFAPVHLLFINLLTDSLPAIAIGLEPHNKHVMNEKPRDVNTPLLNKVFASRLLIEGFLIAVATLLAFHIGLSTGDAMTASTMAFATLCLARLFHGFNARSKHSIFKVGLHTNLYLIAAVILGIILLQLVLLLEPLKRVFEVVSLTPIQFSYVYGLALMPLVLIQLYKIFFVK, encoded by the coding sequence ATGGCTAATCATTACCACAATCAAACAACAGATGAAGTACTTACAAAGATTAATGCTACAAAAGACGGTCTTACAGATACTGAAGTCCAAAAAAGACAAGAGCAATTTGGCTTGAATGAATTAGGCGAGGAACGTCGGAAAAGTACTATTCAAGTTTTCTTAGAGCAGTTTAAAGATTTCCTCGTTATAATCCTAATTGTCGCAGCATTATTATCTGCCTTTTTAGGAAAGTTCGAAAGTACCGTTGTCATTCTTGTGGTGGTTATAATTAATGCAATACTTGGAACGGTACAGCATGTAAAGGCAGAGCAGTCACTGAAAAGCCTTAAAAACTTATCAGCTCCATCAGCAAAGGTTTTAAGAAATGGAAAAAAGGTTGAAATTCCTTCAAAAGAAGTCACGGTAGGTGACATCTTATATCTCGATGCTGGAGATTTTATTAGTGCTGACGGCAGAATATTAGAAAGCCATAGCCTTCAAGTGAATGAAAGCTCGTTAACAGGGGAGTCAATCAGCGTACAGAAGACAATTGAGCCAATCACAGAAGATGACATATCTATCGGTGATAAAACTAATATGGTTTTTTCTGGTAGTTTTGTAACATATGGCCGGGGTGTTATTGTCGTAACAGAGATCGGTAAAGATACAGAAATCGGTAAAATCGCAAATCTAATGGAAAATGCGAAAGAAAAGAAAACACCTCTTCAAGTTAATCTTGATAATTTCGGTAAGAAACTAGCGATAGCTATCATCATTATAGCGATTATTATATTTGCAATTGATTTATTCCGAGGACGAACTATCATCGATTCTTTTATGTTTGCAGTCGCATTAGCGGTAGCTGCCATTCCGGAGGCTTTAAGCTCAATCGTAACAATCGTCTTAGCTTTTGGAACGCAAAAGATGGCAAAGGAAAATGCGATTATTCGCAAACTTCATGCAGTAGAGAGCTTAGGAAGCATATCGGTAATATGCTCAGACAAGACTGGTACTTTAACACAAAACAAAATGACAGTTCAGCAAGTCTTTCTAGATAATCAAGTTTACGAACATAATAAACTCCAAATGAATGAGCGGTTACATAAAGATTTTATATTAATGAATATTTTATGTAATGATGCGATAACCACCGACAAAAAGGAAATTGGTGATCCAACAGAAATTGCTCTTGTGAATCTTGGAGAAGAGATTTACGGATTGGAAGAAATGGAGACAAGATCAAAATACCCTAGGTTGAAAGAAGTACCGTTTGATTCTGACAGAAAATTAATGAGTACTGTCAATACAATTGAATCCAGAAATGTACTGATTACAAAAGGTGCTGTCGATGTGTTATTAGATCGCATTGTTAAAATAGAAACAGCCGATGGTATTACAGACTTTTCTGAAGAAGATAGAATAAAAATCCATGAGATTAATCAACAATTTTCTGCTAGTGGATTACGGGTACTAGCCTTTGCTTATAAAGAAGTAAATAACCTAAATAACATCTCAACTGATGATGAAAACAATCTTATTTTCGTTGGACTTACAGCGATGATGGACCCTCCTCGTGCTGAGTCAAAAGATGCTGTAGCACAATGTATAACAGCTGGCATAAAACCCGTTATGATAACAGGAGATCATAAAATTACAGCTTCGGCCATCGCTAAAGAGATAGGTATTCTCCAAGATGGGCAGGCTCTAGAAGGTTTTGAATTAGAGAAAATGACCGACGACGACCTGAAAAACAGAGTTGAAAACATCTCTGTATACGCTAGAGTTTCACCAGAGCATAAAATTCGTATAGTTAAAGCATGGCAAGAAAAAGGGAATATCGTGGCTATGACAGGAGATGGTGTCAACGATGGTCCGGCCTTAAAACAGGCAGACATAGGTATTGCCATGGGGATAACCGGGACAGAAGTGGCAAAAGACGCATCCTCTATGGTCTTAACTGATGATAACTTTTCAACCATTGTGAAAGCAATAGCAAATGGTCGTAGCATCTATACAAATATAAAAAATGCTATACGATTCCTACTTGCAGGAAACACTGCCGGGATTATTTCTGTTCTCTACGCTGCTATAGGTGGTTTGCCAGTTCCATTCGCTCCTGTTCACTTACTATTTATTAACTTGTTAACGGATAGCTTACCTGCTATTGCGATTGGACTTGAGCCACATAACAAGCATGTTATGAACGAAAAACCTAGAGATGTAAATACCCCGCTTCTTAACAAAGTGTTTGCATCTAGACTTCTAATAGAAGGTTTCTTGATTGCAGTTGCTACCTTACTGGCGTTTCATATTGGATTATCAACTGGAGATGCGATGACTGCAAGCACAATGGCCTTTGCAACTTTATGTCTTGCCCGTTTATTTCACGGTTTTAATGCACGCTCTAAACACTCCATTTTCAAAGTTGGCTTGCATACAAACCTATATTTAATTGCTGCGGTTATATTAGGGATTATATTGTTGCAGCTTGTGCTTTTATTAGAACCATTAAAAAGAGTGTTTGAAGTGGTATCTCTCACACCAATTCAATTCTCATATGTGTATGGACTTGCTTTAATGCCTTTAGTACTAATTCAACTTTACAAAATATTTTTTGTAAAGTAA
- a CDS encoding permease — protein sequence MIRTLRSYIFDFTGIAIIGLALLLFITAPNLKDLLNVSPTILNMNTIFLSILIEALPFVLIGVLIAGSIQIFVTEEHIQRLIPKNRFLAVIMSCVIGALFPACECGIVPIIRRLVQKGVPIYAAIGFMLTGPLINPIVIASTYMAFGNDIKIAGLRMGLGFLIAVIVGVIISFLFKGTQLRHSITITSNLNHADNTSLIKKVESMLKHSIDEFFDMGKYLVLGAFLAAFVQAYVPARALLEAGDGMVVSLSIMMGLAYILSLCSEADAFIGASFNSIFPTPAVLGFLIFGPMIDFKNTLIMLSAFKARFVMWVLLLVTSVVFITIMLVQNFI from the coding sequence ATGATTCGCACACTTCGTTCTTATATTTTTGATTTTACAGGCATAGCTATTATTGGCCTTGCTCTATTACTTTTTATTACAGCACCCAATTTAAAAGATTTACTTAATGTTTCTCCTACTATACTTAATATGAACACTATTTTTCTAAGTATCTTGATTGAAGCACTGCCGTTTGTTTTAATTGGTGTACTTATTGCAGGGAGCATTCAGATTTTTGTGACAGAAGAACACATTCAACGATTGATTCCGAAAAATCGCTTTTTAGCAGTTATTATGAGCTGCGTAATCGGGGCACTTTTTCCTGCATGTGAGTGTGGTATTGTGCCCATTATTAGACGATTGGTTCAAAAAGGGGTACCTATTTACGCAGCGATAGGGTTTATGTTAACGGGTCCTTTAATTAACCCTATTGTTATCGCCTCCACATACATGGCATTTGGCAATGATATTAAAATCGCAGGCTTACGAATGGGATTAGGATTTTTAATAGCTGTAATAGTCGGTGTTATTATTAGTTTCCTATTCAAAGGGACACAGCTAAGGCACTCCATAACAATTACTAGTAACCTCAATCACGCTGATAACACGTCGTTAATTAAAAAAGTAGAATCTATGCTAAAGCATTCAATCGATGAATTTTTTGATATGGGGAAGTATTTAGTATTAGGAGCCTTTCTTGCTGCTTTTGTACAAGCGTATGTACCAGCAAGAGCACTGTTAGAGGCTGGTGATGGCATGGTTGTATCATTATCGATTATGATGGGACTAGCTTATATATTATCATTATGCTCTGAAGCAGATGCTTTTATTGGCGCATCATTTAACAGTATTTTTCCTACACCTGCTGTACTAGGCTTTTTAATTTTTGGTCCGATGATTGATTTTAAAAACACATTAATCATGTTAAGTGCCTTTAAAGCTAGATTTGTAATGTGGGTACTACTATTAGTGACATCAGTTGTATTTATCACTATCATGCTCGTTCAAAATTTTATTTAG
- a CDS encoding NAD(P)/FAD-dependent oxidoreductase — protein MDCYDVTIIGGGPAGLYSAFYSGLREMKTKVIESQPQLGGKLHIYPEKMIWDVGGQTPIPCAKLIDQLTQQGLTFNPTVVLNEKVSSISKRADGIFVLTTGTGQKHYSKTVIVSVGSGVLKPQKLHIDGAERFEISNLHYTVKSLMYFKDKTVVLSGGGNTAIDWANALEPVAKKVYVTYRKPQFKGHESQVTQLLNSTAECLFNTSITKLIANESQDEIKSVELTNSETGKIVQVDIDDVVINHGFEQDTSLLQNSELNIKMLDNFFIEGNACCETSIPGLYAAGDIIKYDGKVNLIMGAFQDAANAVNKAKQFIQPDATAAGMVSSHNEVFKEKNRELVKKLIMR, from the coding sequence ATGGATTGTTATGATGTTACGATAATTGGCGGTGGACCAGCAGGATTATACTCTGCTTTTTATAGCGGGTTAAGAGAGATGAAAACAAAAGTCATTGAGTCTCAGCCGCAACTTGGAGGTAAGCTTCATATTTACCCGGAAAAAATGATATGGGATGTGGGTGGACAAACACCGATTCCATGCGCTAAGTTAATTGACCAGCTTACCCAGCAAGGGTTAACATTCAATCCAACTGTTGTTTTAAATGAAAAGGTCTCATCAATCTCAAAACGAGCTGATGGCATCTTTGTACTAACAACAGGTACGGGACAAAAACACTACTCTAAGACAGTGATCGTGTCTGTAGGAAGTGGAGTATTAAAACCGCAGAAGTTACATATCGATGGTGCGGAGCGCTTTGAAATTAGTAATCTTCATTATACCGTTAAGTCATTAATGTACTTTAAAGATAAAACAGTAGTCCTTTCTGGTGGGGGAAATACGGCTATAGACTGGGCAAATGCATTAGAGCCTGTTGCGAAAAAGGTATATGTTACGTATCGTAAACCACAATTTAAAGGACACGAGTCTCAAGTAACACAGCTCTTAAATAGCACAGCCGAATGTTTATTTAATACATCAATCACTAAACTAATAGCGAATGAAAGCCAAGATGAAATAAAAAGTGTAGAACTCACGAATAGTGAAACAGGGAAAATAGTACAGGTCGATATTGACGATGTTGTTATTAATCATGGATTTGAACAAGATACATCATTGTTACAAAATAGTGAGTTAAATATTAAAATGCTCGATAACTTCTTTATTGAAGGAAATGCTTGTTGTGAAACATCTATACCAGGCTTATATGCTGCAGGAGATATCATTAAGTACGATGGCAAAGTAAACTTAATAATGGGTGCATTTCAGGATGCCGCAAATGCAGTCAATAAAGCGAAGCAATTTATACAACCGGATGCAACAGCAGCTGGAATGGTATCATCCCATAATGAGGTTTTTAAAGAAAAAAATCGTGAGTTAGTGAAGAAGTTAATAATGAGATAA